AGCACCATAAAACAAATACTTTCTTATGCTAATGAAGGGCTAAATCTAGCCATAGATTTTGGAATAATTACTAAAAATCCACTAAAAAATCTAAATAAATTTTTAAAAAATAAATCAAAAATCAAAATAAATAAAACCATAAAACAATCCCACATAAAAAAGCTACTAAATAAAGCTACAGGAGAACTTAAGATATTTTTATATTTTGCATTTTACACAGGAGCTAGAGCTAGTGAAATTTTAGCCATCACAAATAAAGACATAAATTATAAAAAAAATTATATAAGCATAAACAAAAACGCCACAAGATATGGATTAACAAGCCCTAAAAATGGTAATTTTAGAAACATCCCCCTAGCCGATATTTTAAAACAAGAATTAGAAAAAATTAATTTTAAGAAATTTAATGTAGATTATTTTACAATATATTATCAATTCAAAAAATTAAAAAAATCTTTAAATTTAAAAATAGGGAGTTTGCATTCTATAAGACATACTTATGCTTCAAATTGTTTGCATTTAAAAATAGATTTACCGATAATAGCGAAAAATTTAGGACATAATGACATAACAATGTTAAGTAGAGTTTATTCTCACGAAATTTTT
This genomic window from Campylobacter sp. MG1 contains:
- a CDS encoding site-specific integrase produces the protein MFKYLKHLLNFTFKQILKFLHLKNKEKSLEYFCQISTKLKSSQLKQSTIENKKYLHKTLFSILKNTKITEFNKEKAYYLLTKLKQKSLKQSTIKQILSYANEGLNLAIDFGIITKNPLKNLNKFLKNKSKIKINKTIKQSHIKKLLNKATGELKIFLYFAFYTGARASEILAITNKDINYKKNYISINKNATRYGLTSPKNGNFRNIPLADILKQELEKINFKKFNVDYFTIYYQFKKLKKSLNLKIGSLHSIRHTYASNCLHLKIDLPIIAKNLGHNDITMLSRVYSHEIFSIKENKKLRNLFYFK